One Polaribacter sp. SA4-12 genomic window carries:
- a CDS encoding DUF11 domain-containing protein — MLVSNRFLRNAFIFTFFSLSYLIEAQQSVVSIYGDLGGFFQSSSSSKNTYDDSNNLLGFTVDGITYSTGVNDPILTSNSVAFTIGNYLAFPMPADINYNSQELIGIATNWGGVSQNNGTGDYIKTFSPIVPSFFVRDGNRGLELSTNFFNIKSQVITYEAIVINQAVSINDAKPDIIVTQTGAPSSATDKFKFIDVNGDTVGSELNVSFNGVSIVSGTDWSIYKVNPSSGLVNSAFGIDTYRDLRVLSFRLSDFGITTTNFSQISNFVHTISGTTDIAFTAYSSDSVEISFPPIELEVVTSTIIADDFCLPTTATFTTKIRNNSTEVAKDFEVDFQIPSTATATSSSASFTQAGVPLSYASYSGLESKWTVIELLPGESVTLTANTSVSTAPFPISFTAVAEPLFQEDSSLSNNTLTISETGNDSDCDGVIDTSDDDDDNDGILDVDEFGGFDPSADHDTDLIPNYKDPDFDTGVVSDTINSFGVWTSLDSDNDGIPNHFDLDSDGDQCPDALEAAGTVVESQLDSDFVITGAVNANGVPILAEAGSGNGQAIGNSQIAGTKSCDTSDTDSDGYIDLVDLDDDNDGILDTDEGTANPDGDLLTNNLDTDSDADGCPDAFEGGANFTLADLDSNNMLKGGVDNNGIPLIATASGQDIGSSQNGSVTPSNCSLPPVIISQVYQTAAGNVIELTNIGASITTSSIILAFFKDVSPGNTIPTATLQIPPLAAGSSVIIKSFSGSLTGTTIINSPLEIEDVNITEIAAGNDTLFLSTTTDNTSWTNRYDVVSNIEDESSFVRIDEVTKANTEFTSSEWINFIDDSIPVLGDTDPIPATTRHANAPLLSEVKSPNAQANNGLGLHRIDPTIRISNAWSNGYPDKSRSVIIQENYENFSNSLKARKIDVQGSNTLSVSNNPLIVFNNTNINTDATIRILGSAQFIQIHEGVSDVSGSGKLLISQKSELPNTYRYNYWSSPVVEFPNGITYRVSNILKDAGGDLTALSMINDIDFISGYDGATGSPIQISNYWIWAFFDNKTRDDWVQLKETSYLDRGLGFTMKSTGENPQYFTFSGSPIDGDITFGITGETTSLVGNPYAGTLDGHAFILNNEDSIDGSLYFWEHSGESVDFGHSKFGYEGGYAQLTFSMGTAANSLVTGIAGLTNGYTYSVPSRYIAAGQGFFVTSDIDGGTIAFSNKQRSYQATEPYFFKESSKNVVSDKLSILKLGIDFSNKNGLTIHRQLGISFNNKHSFEFDYGYESEMIDIQPTDAYWSFDEMDSKKLVIAGVEDIKDNLKVPLAFIIDSNNPVYLRVDEIENIEKTIFLYDAVKNTTKEIFIDSTIKLELSKGVYEDRFFLVFNENTVLSSNNELLERNLDIYMNHEANKIVISNKENLYIEQVEAFNILGKKIKTWNLNKQSKSLELEASNLKTSIYMVKVKSKEMMFMKKILRE; from the coding sequence ATGTTAGTTTCAAATAGATTTTTACGTAATGCATTTATATTTACTTTCTTTTCGTTAAGTTATTTAATTGAAGCACAACAAAGTGTAGTTTCTATTTATGGAGATTTGGGTGGCTTTTTTCAATCTTCCTCGTCATCAAAAAATACTTATGATGATTCTAATAATTTATTAGGTTTTACTGTTGATGGGATTACTTATTCAACAGGTGTTAACGATCCAATTTTAACATCAAATAGTGTTGCATTTACTATAGGAAATTATCTAGCTTTTCCTATGCCTGCCGATATCAATTATAATTCACAAGAACTTATAGGTATTGCTACCAATTGGGGAGGAGTTTCGCAAAATAACGGTACTGGAGATTATATCAAAACATTTAGCCCTATTGTTCCTTCTTTTTTTGTTAGAGATGGTAATAGAGGTTTAGAGTTATCAACAAATTTTTTTAATATTAAGAGTCAAGTAATTACTTATGAAGCTATTGTTATAAATCAAGCCGTAAGTATTAACGATGCAAAACCAGACATTATTGTTACTCAAACAGGAGCTCCAAGTTCTGCAACCGATAAATTTAAATTTATAGATGTTAATGGAGATACTGTTGGTAGTGAACTAAATGTAAGTTTTAATGGTGTTTCAATAGTCTCGGGAACAGATTGGTCTATATATAAAGTTAATCCTTCTTCAGGATTGGTAAACAGTGCTTTTGGTATAGATACCTACAGAGATTTAAGAGTTTTAAGTTTTAGATTAAGTGATTTTGGTATAACTACAACAAATTTTAGTCAAATAAGTAATTTTGTTCATACTATATCTGGTACTACAGACATTGCTTTTACTGCTTATAGTTCAGATAGTGTAGAAATTAGTTTTCCGCCAATAGAATTAGAAGTTGTCACTTCAACCATTATTGCAGATGATTTTTGCTTGCCAACTACAGCGACTTTCACAACAAAAATTAGAAATAATTCTACCGAAGTAGCTAAAGATTTTGAAGTCGATTTTCAAATACCTTCTACTGCAACAGCAACAAGTAGTAGTGCAAGTTTCACTCAAGCAGGTGTGCCATTATCTTACGCTTCTTATAGTGGTTTAGAAAGTAAATGGACAGTTATAGAATTATTGCCAGGAGAAAGTGTAACCTTAACGGCTAATACATCTGTATCTACTGCTCCTTTTCCTATAAGTTTTACTGCAGTTGCAGAACCTCTTTTTCAAGAAGACAGTAGTTTAAGTAATAACACATTAACAATATCTGAAACTGGTAATGATAGTGATTGTGATGGTGTAATAGACACTAGTGATGATGATGATGATAATGATGGTATTTTAGATGTAGATGAATTTGGTGGTTTTGATCCTTCTGCAGATCACGATACAGATTTAATACCCAATTACAAAGACCCAGATTTTGATACAGGAGTTGTTAGCGATACAATTAATAGTTTTGGTGTTTGGACGAGTTTAGATTCAGATAATGATGGTATTCCAAATCATTTCGATTTAGATAGTGATGGAGATCAATGTCCAGATGCACTAGAAGCTGCAGGAACTGTAGTCGAATCTCAACTAGACTCGGATTTTGTAATTACCGGTGCAGTAAATGCGAATGGAGTTCCAATTTTGGCAGAAGCTGGTTCTGGTAACGGACAAGCAATTGGTAATAGTCAAATTGCTGGAACTAAATCGTGTGATACCTCAGATACAGATTCAGATGGCTACATAGATCTTGTTGATTTAGACGATGATAATGATGGTATTTTAGATACAGACGAAGGTACAGCAAATCCAGATGGAGATCTGTTGACAAATAATCTTGATACAGATAGTGATGCAGATGGTTGCCCAGATGCATTTGAAGGAGGAGCTAATTTTACATTAGCAGATTTAGATAGTAATAATATGTTAAAGGGTGGAGTAGACAATAACGGTATTCCTTTAATCGCGACCGCAAGTGGCCAAGATATTGGTAGTAGTCAAAATGGCTCAGTAACACCATCAAACTGTAGTTTACCTCCAGTAATAATTAGTCAAGTTTATCAAACTGCTGCTGGTAATGTTATTGAATTAACTAATATTGGTGCTTCTATTACAACTAGTAGTATAATTCTAGCTTTTTTTAAAGATGTATCTCCGGGTAATACCATACCTACAGCAACTTTACAAATTCCTCCTTTAGCTGCTGGTAGTTCAGTTATTATAAAATCTTTTTCAGGTTCATTAACTGGTACAACCATTATAAATAGTCCATTAGAAATAGAAGATGTAAATATTACAGAGATAGCAGCAGGAAATGACACTTTGTTTCTTTCAACTACAACAGATAACACATCTTGGACAAATCGTTATGATGTAGTTAGTAATATAGAAGATGAATCTTCTTTTGTAAGAATAGATGAAGTAACCAAAGCAAATACTGAATTTACATCATCAGAATGGATTAATTTTATAGACGACAGTATTCCAGTTTTAGGTGATACAGATCCAATTCCTGCAACAACAAGGCACGCAAATGCGCCACTTTTATCAGAAGTAAAAAGCCCAAATGCTCAAGCTAACAATGGTTTAGGATTGCATAGAATAGATCCTACAATCAGAATTTCTAATGCTTGGAGTAATGGTTATCCCGATAAATCGAGAAGTGTAATTATTCAAGAGAATTATGAAAATTTCAGCAATAGTTTAAAAGCTAGAAAAATAGATGTTCAAGGAAGTAATACTTTAAGTGTAAGTAACAACCCATTAATAGTATTTAATAATACCAATATTAATACAGACGCAACAATAAGGATTTTAGGATCAGCACAATTTATTCAAATTCATGAAGGTGTTTCTGATGTTTCTGGTAGTGGAAAATTATTAATAAGCCAGAAAAGTGAATTACCAAATACCTATAGATATAATTATTGGTCTTCACCAGTAGTAGAATTTCCTAATGGAATTACATATAGAGTTTCGAACATATTAAAGGATGCTGGAGGAGATCTTACTGCTTTATCAATGATTAATGATATTGATTTTATATCTGGTTATGATGGAGCTACAGGTTCTCCTATTCAAATATCTAACTATTGGATATGGGCTTTCTTTGATAATAAAACAAGAGATGATTGGGTACAGTTAAAAGAAACTAGTTATTTAGATAGAGGTTTAGGATTTACAATGAAAAGTACGGGTGAAAATCCACAATATTTTACTTTTTCTGGAAGTCCAATAGATGGAGATATAACTTTTGGGATTACTGGCGAGACTACAAGTCTAGTAGGTAATCCATATGCAGGAACTTTAGATGGACACGCGTTCATACTAAATAATGAAGATTCAATAGACGGTTCACTTTATTTTTGGGAACATTCAGGTGAATCAGTAGACTTTGGGCACTCAAAATTTGGTTATGAAGGTGGTTATGCACAGTTAACTTTTTCTATGGGTACTGCAGCAAACAGTCTTGTTACTGGTATTGCTGGATTAACAAATGGCTATACATATAGTGTGCCATCAAGGTACATTGCAGCAGGTCAAGGGTTCTTTGTGACTTCAGATATTGATGGAGGAACAATTGCATTTAGTAATAAACAAAGAAGTTATCAAGCAACTGAACCGTACTTTTTTAAAGAATCTTCAAAAAATGTAGTTTCAGATAAACTCTCTATTTTAAAGTTAGGAATAGATTTTAGTAACAAAAATGGTTTAACTATTCACAGGCAATTAGGTATTTCTTTCAATAATAAACATTCTTTTGAGTTCGATTATGGTTATGAGAGCGAAATGATAGATATACAGCCAACAGATGCTTATTGGAGTTTTGATGAAATGGATAGTAAGAAGTTGGTTATAGCTGGTGTAGAAGATATCAAAGACAATTTAAAAGTTCCTCTTGCTTTTATAATAGATTCTAATAACCCTGTTTATTTAAGAGTTGATGAGATAGAAAATATAGAAAAAACTATATTTTTATATGATGCTGTCAAAAATACAACCAAAGAAATATTTATTGATAGTACAATAAAATTAGAACTGTCTAAGGGTGTTTATGAAGATAGATTTTTTCTTGTGTTTAATGAAAATACAGTTTTGAGTTCAAATAACGAACTATTAGAAAGAAACTTAGACATCTACATGAATCATGAAGCTAATAAAATCGTTATTTCTAATAAAGAAAATTTATATATAGAACAAGTTGAAGCATTTAATATTTTAGGAAAAAAAATTAAAACTTGGAATCTTAATAAACAATCTAAAAGCCTAGAATTAGAAGCAAGTAATTTAAAAACATCAATCTATATGGTTAAAGTAAAATCTAAAGAAATGATGTTTATGAAAAAAATACTAAGAGAATAA
- the ruvB gene encoding Holliday junction branch migration DNA helicase RuvB, producing MNENLNPENDNLSNEDLDVEKKLRPLSFDDFTGQDQAIDNLKIFVEAANQREEALDHTLFHGPPGLGKTTLAHILANELQVGIKVTSGPVLDKPGDLAGLLTNLDERDVLFIDEIHRLSPIVEEYLYSAMEDYKIDIMIESGPNARTVQINLEPFTLIGATTRSGLLTAPMRARFGISSRLHYYKTELLTTIIQRSAYILGVPISMESAIEIAGRSRGTPRIANALLRRVRDFAQIKGDGTISIEIAKYALKALNVDAHGLDEMDNKILKTIIDKFKGGPVGLSTIATAVSENTETIEEVYEPFLIQQGFIMRTPRGREVTDLAYKHLGRVKGKNQGELF from the coding sequence ATGAACGAAAACTTAAATCCTGAAAACGACAATCTTTCAAACGAAGATTTAGACGTAGAAAAAAAATTACGTCCGCTTTCTTTTGATGATTTTACAGGACAAGACCAAGCTATTGATAACTTAAAGATTTTTGTTGAAGCAGCAAATCAAAGAGAAGAAGCTTTAGATCATACACTTTTTCATGGACCTCCAGGTTTAGGAAAAACGACACTTGCACATATTTTAGCAAACGAATTGCAAGTTGGTATAAAAGTTACTTCTGGTCCTGTTTTAGACAAACCCGGAGATTTAGCAGGGTTATTAACAAATCTTGATGAGCGTGATGTTTTATTTATTGATGAAATACATAGATTAAGTCCCATTGTAGAAGAGTATTTATATTCTGCGATGGAAGATTATAAAATTGATATTATGATTGAATCTGGCCCAAATGCCAGAACAGTTCAAATCAATTTAGAACCTTTTACTTTAATTGGAGCAACAACTCGTTCAGGATTGTTAACAGCGCCAATGAGAGCTCGTTTTGGAATTAGTAGTAGATTACATTATTACAAAACGGAATTATTAACTACAATTATTCAAAGAAGTGCATATATTTTAGGAGTTCCTATTTCAATGGAATCTGCCATAGAAATTGCAGGTAGAAGTAGAGGAACACCAAGAATTGCAAATGCTTTATTAAGAAGAGTTCGAGATTTTGCACAAATTAAAGGAGATGGAACTATTTCTATAGAAATTGCAAAATATGCTTTAAAAGCGTTAAATGTTGATGCACATGGTTTAGATGAAATGGATAATAAAATTCTAAAAACCATTATTGATAAATTTAAAGGAGGACCAGTAGGTTTAAGTACTATTGCAACTGCAGTTTCTGAAAATACAGAAACTATTGAAGAAGTCTACGAGCCTTTTTTAATTCAACAAGGTTTTATAATGAGAACTCCAAGAGGAAGAGAAGTTACTGATTTAGCGTACAAACATTTAGGGAGAGTAAAAGGAAAAAATCAAGGAGAATTATTTTAG
- a CDS encoding SulP family inorganic anion transporter — MNIKKIIPILEWLPNYNTSLFKGDLVAGITVGIILIPQGIAYALIAGLPPIYGLYCALVPQVMYAIFGSSRQVAVGPVAMDSLIVATGVSTLALAGSDSYISIAILLALMVGAIQFIMGVFSLGFIVNFLSKPVITGFTSAVALIIGFNQFRNLFGVDFVQSDQLQYVIGDIWLQISSLNYHTTIIGLISVVVIFIFRKINKKIPNALIVVIFGILIMKYFGKSFGDVSIVKDIPSGLPGFGIPEFDIDLIRELFPIALTLVMVGYLEIISIGKSLEAKQDEYRIRPNQELIALGLSNMVGSLFKAFPTTSSFSRSAINQESGAKTGMAALISVVMVVITLLFLTPLFYHLPKTVLAAIIIVAVFGLVNIKEAAFLWKANHLDFWLMLATFIGTLLLGIEFGIIVGVGLSLIVLIFRTSRPYVAELGKVPNSDFYRNRSRFEEVIIEEDILIFRFDAQIFYANSSYFRDKLDDMALKKGAALKLIVLDAESINRVDSTGVEMLKERIKFYKKKGIIIFLAGVKGPVRDDLFRSGILSIIDVNHFFMRANDAVKFYKTGDRAQQEKYAKYIHQAYH, encoded by the coding sequence ATGAATATTAAAAAAATCATACCAATTTTAGAATGGTTACCAAACTACAATACGTCTCTATTTAAAGGAGATTTAGTAGCAGGTATTACTGTTGGTATTATTTTAATTCCACAAGGTATTGCTTATGCTCTAATTGCAGGTTTACCACCAATTTATGGTTTGTATTGTGCATTAGTTCCACAAGTAATGTATGCAATCTTTGGTTCTTCTAGACAAGTAGCAGTTGGTCCTGTTGCAATGGATTCACTTATTGTAGCAACGGGTGTTTCAACCTTAGCTTTGGCGGGTTCTGATAGTTATATTTCTATTGCCATTTTGTTGGCTTTAATGGTTGGAGCAATTCAATTTATAATGGGCGTTTTTAGTTTAGGTTTCATTGTAAATTTCCTTTCTAAACCTGTAATAACGGGCTTTACATCTGCAGTAGCACTAATTATTGGTTTTAATCAATTTCGAAATTTATTTGGAGTAGATTTTGTTCAGAGCGATCAATTACAATATGTTATAGGAGATATTTGGCTTCAAATTTCCAGTTTAAATTATCACACAACTATTATTGGACTTATTTCTGTTGTTGTGATTTTTATCTTCAGAAAAATTAATAAAAAAATACCAAACGCATTAATTGTTGTGATTTTTGGTATTTTAATAATGAAATATTTTGGCAAGTCTTTTGGTGATGTTTCTATTGTAAAAGATATTCCATCAGGATTACCTGGTTTTGGAATCCCAGAATTTGATATCGATTTAATTAGAGAATTGTTCCCAATAGCTCTTACCTTGGTAATGGTTGGTTATCTAGAAATCATTTCTATAGGAAAATCATTAGAAGCAAAACAAGATGAATATAGAATAAGACCAAATCAAGAATTAATAGCATTAGGTTTAAGTAATATGGTTGGCTCATTATTTAAAGCTTTTCCTACTACTTCAAGTTTTTCGCGTTCTGCAATTAATCAAGAAAGTGGCGCAAAAACAGGAATGGCTGCTTTAATTTCAGTTGTAATGGTGGTTATAACATTATTGTTTTTAACACCATTATTTTATCATTTACCAAAAACTGTTTTAGCAGCAATAATTATTGTTGCGGTTTTTGGATTGGTAAATATTAAGGAAGCTGCCTTTCTTTGGAAAGCAAATCATTTAGATTTTTGGTTGATGCTAGCCACATTTATAGGAACCTTATTATTAGGAATTGAGTTTGGTATTATAGTTGGAGTAGGGCTGTCATTAATTGTATTAATCTTTAGAACATCTAGACCTTATGTTGCTGAATTAGGAAAAGTTCCGAACTCAGATTTTTATAGAAATAGAAGTCGTTTTGAAGAAGTTATTATTGAAGAAGATATTTTAATCTTTAGGTTTGATGCACAAATTTTTTATGCAAATTCAAGTTACTTTAGAGATAAATTAGATGATATGGCTCTTAAAAAAGGAGCTGCTTTAAAATTGATAGTTTTAGATGCAGAAAGTATAAATAGAGTTGATAGTACAGGAGTAGAAATGCTGAAAGAGCGAATTAAGTTCTATAAAAAGAAAGGTATTATTATCTTTTTAGCAGGTGTTAAAGGCCCTGTAAGAGACGATTTGTTTAGAAGTGGAATTCTATCAATTATAGATGTTAATCACTTTTTTATGCGTGCAAATGATGCTGTAAAATTTTATAAAACAGGAGATAGAGCACAACAAGAAAAATATGCAAAATACATTCATCAAGCATACCATTAA
- a CDS encoding MBL fold metallo-hydrolase produces the protein MIIEQIYTGCLAQGAYYIESNGEVAIIDPLREVQDYIDSADKNNAKIKYIFETHFHADFVSGHVTLAEKTGAKIVYGPTAKTNFDSIIAEDNQVFKVGDITITVLHTPGHTMESSCYLLKDENGKDHALFSGDTLFLGDVGRPDLAQKGDITEEDLAGYLFDSLRNKVMTLADDVIVYPAHGAGSACGKNLSSETVGTIGNQKETNYALRADMTKEEFVKEVTDGLLPPPAYFPLNVKLNKEGYQNIDDVIENSAKPLSVEAFVIHANETDALILDVRHQSEFIKGFIPQSIFIGLGGTFAPWVGALIKDIKQPILLVTPEGEEKATIIRLSRVGFDNVLGYLEGSFDSWKKAGKEIDTLTSVSADFLEEKIKENALVFDARKPGEFASEHIKIAKSTPLDFLNDHIAEFPKKEDFYVYCGGGYRSVIASSILKARGYHNVIDVAGGYAAIRNTNIDRTYAVCPSTLK, from the coding sequence ATGATAATAGAACAAATTTATACAGGTTGTTTAGCTCAAGGAGCTTATTATATAGAAAGTAATGGTGAAGTTGCCATTATAGATCCGTTAAGAGAAGTACAAGATTATATTGATAGTGCAGATAAAAATAATGCGAAAATTAAATATATTTTTGAAACACATTTTCATGCAGATTTTGTGAGTGGACATGTTACTTTGGCTGAAAAAACAGGCGCAAAAATTGTGTATGGTCCAACAGCTAAAACCAATTTCGATTCAATTATTGCAGAAGATAATCAAGTTTTTAAAGTAGGTGATATTACAATTACTGTATTACATACTCCAGGTCATACTATGGAAAGCTCTTGCTATTTATTAAAAGACGAAAACGGAAAAGATCATGCTCTTTTTAGTGGTGATACACTTTTTTTAGGTGATGTTGGTCGTCCAGATTTAGCGCAAAAAGGAGATATTACAGAAGAAGATTTAGCAGGTTATTTATTTGATAGTTTACGAAATAAAGTAATGACTTTAGCAGATGATGTTATAGTATATCCTGCACATGGAGCAGGTTCTGCTTGTGGTAAAAATTTAAGTTCAGAAACTGTGGGTACAATTGGTAATCAAAAAGAAACCAATTATGCTTTGAGAGCAGATATGACAAAAGAGGAATTTGTAAAAGAAGTTACAGATGGTTTATTGCCTCCTCCTGCATATTTTCCTTTAAATGTAAAACTGAATAAAGAAGGATATCAAAATATAGATGATGTTATAGAAAACAGTGCAAAACCATTGTCTGTAGAAGCATTTGTGATTCATGCAAATGAAACAGATGCATTAATTTTAGATGTTCGTCACCAATCAGAATTTATAAAAGGTTTTATACCACAATCTATTTTTATTGGTTTAGGTGGTACTTTTGCACCTTGGGTTGGTGCATTAATAAAAGATATTAAACAACCAATTTTGTTAGTAACTCCAGAAGGAGAAGAAAAAGCTACAATTATACGTTTGTCAAGAGTTGGTTTCGATAATGTTTTAGGATATTTAGAAGGAAGTTTTGACTCTTGGAAAAAAGCAGGTAAAGAAATAGACACATTAACTTCTGTTTCTGCGGATTTCTTAGAAGAAAAAATTAAAGAAAATGCGTTGGTTTTTGATGCAAGAAAACCTGGTGAATTTGCAAGTGAGCATATTAAAATTGCAAAAAGCACACCTTTAGATTTCTTAAATGATCACATTGCTGAATTTCCTAAAAAAGAAGATTTTTATGTATATTGTGGGGGAGGATATCGTTCTGTAATTGCTTCTTCTATTTTAAAAGCAAGAGGTTATCATAACGTAATTGATGTTGCTGGAGGATATGCAGCAATAAGAAACACAAATATTGATAGAACATACGCAGTTTGTCCATCAACTTTAAAATAG
- a CDS encoding rhodanese-like domain-containing protein — protein sequence MKQLIFILFASFLFINCAEVQEGNAITTLALKELLSKDKIQLIDVRTQKEVKYGAIETALFVNFFDTDFTAKAIQKLDKNKPVYVYCRTGNRSGKATKILQDKGFEVYNVLGGYNKWKQENKK from the coding sequence ATGAAACAATTAATTTTTATACTTTTTGCGAGTTTTCTTTTTATCAATTGTGCAGAAGTACAAGAAGGAAATGCAATTACAACACTAGCATTAAAAGAGTTATTATCTAAAGATAAAATTCAATTAATTGATGTAAGAACTCAAAAAGAGGTAAAATATGGAGCTATAGAAACTGCGCTTTTTGTCAATTTTTTTGATACTGACTTTACTGCAAAAGCGATTCAGAAATTAGACAAAAATAAACCAGTATATGTATACTGTAGAACTGGTAATAGAAGTGGTAAAGCAACTAAAATATTACAAGATAAAGGATTTGAAGTTTATAATGTTTTAGGCGGATATAATAAGTGGAAACAAGAAAACAAGAAATAA
- a CDS encoding heavy-metal-associated domain-containing protein, which translates to MKAEIQIENLKCGGCAATIKKGILAIEGVSEIEIDIEKSIVSIASENDNLEEIKLKLSKLGYPEVGDKNTVLHKAKSFVSCAVGRMDS; encoded by the coding sequence ATGAAAGCTGAAATACAAATAGAAAATTTAAAATGTGGTGGTTGTGCTGCAACTATTAAAAAAGGAATATTAGCAATAGAAGGCGTAAGTGAAATAGAAATTGATATTGAAAAATCAATTGTTTCAATTGCATCAGAAAATGATAATTTAGAAGAAATTAAATTAAAATTATCTAAATTAGGATATCCAGAAGTTGGTGATAAAAACACTGTTTTACACAAGGCAAAATCGTTTGTGAGTTGCGCTGTTGGTAGAATGGATTCTTAA